A part of Bacilli bacterium genomic DNA contains:
- the lepB gene encoding signal peptidase I: EGQRLIEDKITYRFYGPSRGDIVIVHGPESDRRLVKRIIGLPGDVIDMRDGKLYLNGRELYEPYVKGKTYPNGMKLPYTVPAHKVFVMGDNREVSLDSRSPEIGPIDLNSIEGKIIFRIWPLSKFGTID; the protein is encoded by the coding sequence GAAGGCCAGCGCCTGATCGAGGACAAAATCACGTACCGGTTTTACGGCCCGAGCCGCGGCGATATTGTGATCGTGCATGGCCCGGAGAGCGACCGCAGGCTGGTCAAGCGCATCATCGGGCTGCCGGGAGATGTGATCGACATGCGCGACGGCAAATTGTATCTGAACGGGCGGGAGCTGTATGAGCCTTATGTGAAGGGCAAGACGTACCCGAACGGGATGAAGTTGCCTTATACGGTGCCGGCGCACAAGGTTTTTGTGATGGGCGACAACAGGGAAGTAAGCCTGGACAGCCGCAGCCCCGAGATTGGCCCGATCGATTTAAACAGTATCGAAGGAAAAATCATTTTCCGTATTTGGCCGCTCAGCAAGTTTGGAACGATTGACTAG
- a CDS encoding haloacid dehalogenase-like hydrolase yields the protein MVQPFERNVIALIWDFDKTLIDGYMQQPIFAKYGVNGNAFWEEVNALAAAYRRKYPRMRVNRETIYLNHFLTCVQQGVFPGLNNDVLHELGAQLTFYPGLPEFFGELRRWIEEDKRYRKYKISVEHYIVSTGLAEMIRGSRIAPYVNGIWGCEFIEEPELSALCGANEAQRAAGPAAGQRQITQVGYTIDNTSKTRAIFEINKGSNVDEKIDVNASMSPHDRRVPFAHMIYIADGPSDVPAFSIVRQNGGRTFAVYKRGAVKEFQQADRLRKDNRIDMYGEADYTELTQTTMWLREQTRQIAEAIYQEKEQAIVRSVSEPPWHVNE from the coding sequence GTGGTTCAACCGTTTGAACGCAATGTGATTGCCCTGATCTGGGACTTCGACAAAACCTTGATCGACGGCTACATGCAGCAGCCGATTTTCGCCAAATACGGCGTTAACGGCAACGCTTTCTGGGAGGAAGTGAACGCGCTCGCAGCCGCATACCGCCGCAAGTATCCGCGCATGCGGGTCAACCGGGAAACGATTTACCTCAATCATTTTCTTACCTGCGTGCAGCAGGGGGTGTTTCCGGGTTTGAACAATGATGTGTTGCACGAGTTGGGCGCGCAATTGACCTTCTATCCGGGGTTGCCGGAATTTTTCGGAGAGTTGCGCAGGTGGATTGAAGAAGACAAGCGCTACCGCAAATATAAAATCAGCGTCGAGCATTATATCGTCAGCACCGGATTGGCGGAGATGATCCGGGGTTCGCGCATCGCGCCGTATGTAAACGGCATATGGGGCTGCGAGTTTATCGAAGAGCCGGAGTTGTCCGCGCTTTGCGGCGCGAACGAGGCGCAGCGCGCGGCAGGGCCCGCCGCCGGACAGCGGCAAATCACGCAAGTCGGCTATACGATCGACAACACTTCGAAAACCCGGGCGATATTTGAAATCAACAAAGGTTCGAACGTGGACGAAAAAATTGACGTCAACGCGTCGATGTCGCCTCATGACCGCCGGGTGCCGTTTGCGCATATGATTTATATCGCCGACGGGCCAAGCGACGTGCCCGCGTTTTCCATTGTCAGGCAAAACGGCGGACGAACGTTTGCCGTGTACAAACGCGGGGCGGTGAAAGAGTTCCAGCAAGCGGACAGGCTGCGCAAGGACAACCGTATCGATATGTATGGCGAGGCCGATTATACGGAGCTTACCCAGACGACGATGTGGCTGCGCGAGCAAACCCGCCAAATAGCGGAGGCCATTTACCAGGAAAAGGAGCAGGCCATCGTAAGAAGCGTGTCGGAGCCGCCGTGGCATGTCAACGAATAA